The Henckelia pumila isolate YLH828 chromosome 2, ASM3356847v2, whole genome shotgun sequence genome includes a window with the following:
- the LOC140881330 gene encoding uncharacterized protein isoform X1 gives MASLYVSSSMEALSNSTSQLRKPSDSTSTTPIHSLKTTLCSSLLFRFNLSSSRTKTSRISALHSKLSEDGGTEEDSRLDNNSNDNDAFSLLSGEHDFPCEGNSDLRQSNQKDADSVLNLTTPPLGISYGNLTGGGTRAGLFRTPISGGVQSATSAHGLPRPALAVRNLMEQARFAHLCTVMSRMHHRREGYPFGSLVDFAADPVGHPIFSFSPLAIHTRNLLADPRCSLVVQIPGWSGLSNARVTIFGDVYPLPEDQQEWAHKQYMSKHQQGPSQQWGNFFYFRMQNISSDIYFIGGFGTVAWVDVKEYEALQPDKIAVDGGEQNLKELNALFSKPLKVVLSKEAEVDDAALISIDSRGVDIRVRQGTQFNIQRISFEQGRIVETLEEAKAALWKLIDRGGNLHN, from the exons ATGGCTTCCTTGTACGTGTCTTCTTCCATGGAAGCGCTTTCCAATTCAACCTCTCAGCTTCGCAAGCCCTCAGATTCTACATCCACAACTCCCATTCACTCGCTTAAGACAACCCTCTGCAGTTCTCTCTTGTTCAGATTCAATTTAAGCTCCTCCAGAACCAAGACGTCGCGAATTTCGGCGCTGCATAGCAAATTATCGGAGGATGGCGGCACGGAAGAGGACAGTCGATTGGATAATAATAGTAATGACAATGATGCGTTCAGTTTACTCTCGGGAGAACATGATTTTCCATGCGAG GGTAATTCAGATCTTAGACAAAGTAACCAAAAGGATGCAGATTCAGTTCTGAATTTGACGACACCACCTCTTGGGATCTCATATGGAAACTTAACTGGGGGAGGGACAAGAGCTGGGCTTTTTAGAACGCCGATATCTGGTGGAGTGCAAAGTGCAACTTCTGCTCATGGGTTACCTAGACCGGCCTTAGCAGTTCGAAATTTAATGGAACag GCTAGGTTTGCTCATCTGTGTACTGTTATGTCTCGGATGCACCACCGTCGGGAAGGCTATCCATTTGGTTCCCTCGTAGATTTTGCAGCAGACCCTGTTGGGC ATCCAATCTTTTCATTTTCACCATTGGCTATACATACAAGGAATTTGTTAGCTGATCCAAGGTGCTCTCTGGTGGTACAG ATTCCTGGGTGGAGTGGCTTGTCAAACGCACGTGTAACAATCTTTGGTGATGTATATCCACTCCCAGAAGACCAGCAG GAATGGGCTCATAAACAATATATGTCAAAACATCAACAAGGACCTTCTCAACAGTGGGGAAATTTCTTCTATTTTCGGATGCAGAACATAAG CAGTGATATCTATTTCATTGGAGGCTTTGGAACTGTTGCTTGGGTTGATGTTAAAGAATATGAAGCCCTTCAACCTGATAAGATTGCAGTTGATGGAGGCGAACAAAATCTGAAG GAATTAAATGCATTATTTTCGAAGCCTCTGAAAGTGGTTTTGTCTAAAGAAGCTGAGGTAGATGATGCTGCTCTCATATCGATAGACAGCCGGGGCGTTGATATTCGTGTGCGCCAAGGCACCCAG TTTAACATTCAGAGGATTTCATTTGAACAAGGGCGAATTGTCGAGACACTTGAGGAAGCTAAAGCAGCGCTTTGGAAGCTAATAGATAGAGGTGGTAATTTACACAATTGA
- the LOC140881330 gene encoding uncharacterized protein isoform X3 has translation MLYCDVISRTLKGNSDLRQSNQKDADSVLNLTTPPLGISYGNLTGGGTRAGLFRTPISGGVQSATSAHGLPRPALAVRNLMEQARFAHLCTVMSRMHHRREGYPFGSLVDFAADPVGHPIFSFSPLAIHTRNLLADPRCSLVVQIPGWSGLSNARVTIFGDVYPLPEDQQEWAHKQYMSKHQQGPSQQWGNFFYFRMQNISSDIYFIGGFGTVAWVDVKEYEALQPDKIAVDGGEQNLKELNALFSKPLKVVLSKEAEVDDAALISIDSRGVDIRVRQGTQFNIQRISFEQGRIVETLEEAKAALWKLIDRGGNLHN, from the exons ATG CTCTATTGTGATGTCATCTCTCGTACCCTGAAGGGTAATTCAGATCTTAGACAAAGTAACCAAAAGGATGCAGATTCAGTTCTGAATTTGACGACACCACCTCTTGGGATCTCATATGGAAACTTAACTGGGGGAGGGACAAGAGCTGGGCTTTTTAGAACGCCGATATCTGGTGGAGTGCAAAGTGCAACTTCTGCTCATGGGTTACCTAGACCGGCCTTAGCAGTTCGAAATTTAATGGAACag GCTAGGTTTGCTCATCTGTGTACTGTTATGTCTCGGATGCACCACCGTCGGGAAGGCTATCCATTTGGTTCCCTCGTAGATTTTGCAGCAGACCCTGTTGGGC ATCCAATCTTTTCATTTTCACCATTGGCTATACATACAAGGAATTTGTTAGCTGATCCAAGGTGCTCTCTGGTGGTACAG ATTCCTGGGTGGAGTGGCTTGTCAAACGCACGTGTAACAATCTTTGGTGATGTATATCCACTCCCAGAAGACCAGCAG GAATGGGCTCATAAACAATATATGTCAAAACATCAACAAGGACCTTCTCAACAGTGGGGAAATTTCTTCTATTTTCGGATGCAGAACATAAG CAGTGATATCTATTTCATTGGAGGCTTTGGAACTGTTGCTTGGGTTGATGTTAAAGAATATGAAGCCCTTCAACCTGATAAGATTGCAGTTGATGGAGGCGAACAAAATCTGAAG GAATTAAATGCATTATTTTCGAAGCCTCTGAAAGTGGTTTTGTCTAAAGAAGCTGAGGTAGATGATGCTGCTCTCATATCGATAGACAGCCGGGGCGTTGATATTCGTGTGCGCCAAGGCACCCAG TTTAACATTCAGAGGATTTCATTTGAACAAGGGCGAATTGTCGAGACACTTGAGGAAGCTAAAGCAGCGCTTTGGAAGCTAATAGATAGAGGTGGTAATTTACACAATTGA
- the LOC140879611 gene encoding F-box/kelch-repeat protein At1g51550: MKKKRKEQVLLPQTNHHQQTADALLSPITRLAQDQLFSILLLLPIQSILCFATTCKRLKLLAYSDALWESVYRRDWGHPPPDAAHLPWKNMYRQVYLLDTVNCHLGSDDEWPCPIPRASHSLNLVSGCLVLFGGGCEGGRHLEDTWTAYAGVDELKRRRVKWQKASSGLPKGRFGHSCVVVGDYLVLFGGINQHGVRQNDTWVGQVTVEERLGNVKLSWRLLDVSCSSTLPPSPRGAHAGCCIDNNRMLIHGGIGPSGVRLCDTWVLDLTEDVCFGTWREILTQPCPPSRSGHTLTRIDEARSILFGGRGSGYEVLNDVWLFDSSDCRWIQLACDLCNSVPMPMPRVGHSANLIIGQRLLIYGGEDSNRHRKDDFWVLDIESMTTQQQHRKTWRRLEVKGGHKPKCRSFHGACVDNSGCYLYVHGGMVDGLVEPAGSSGLRFDGELFLVELILH; encoded by the exons ATGAAGAAGAAGCGAAAGGAACAAGTATTATTACCtcaaacaaatcatcatcaACAGACGGCCGATGCATTGCTATCTCCGATTACAAGATTAGCCCAAGACCAACTCTTCTCGATCTTGCTCCTCTTGCCCATCCAATCAATCCTCTGCTTCGCCACCACATGTAAAAGGCTGAAGCTTCTGGCATATTCGGATGCTTTGTGGGAATCTGTATACAGGAGGGACTGGGGTCATCCGCCACCGGACGCGGCCCACCTTCCATGGAAGAATATGTACAGGCAGGTTTACCTCTTGGACACTGTGAATTGCCACCTGGGCAGCGATGATGAGTGGCCCTGCCCCATTCCCAGAGCTTCCCATTCCCTGAATTTGGTGTCTGGGTGCTTGGTTCTCTTCGGTGGGGGATGTGAGGGAG GAAGGCATCTCGAAGACACATGGACAGCATATGCAGGAGTTGATgagttgaagaggagaagagTAAAATGGCAAAAGGCCAGTTCAGGCCTTCCCAAGGGGAGGTTTGGGCACTCGTGCGTTGTAGTTGGGGATTATCTTGTCTTGTTTGGAGGGATCAATCAACATGGTGTCCGCCAAAATGACACATGGGTTGGCCAGGTCACAGTCGAAGAAAGACTTGGTAATGTTAAATTATCTTGGCGGCTTCTTGACGTGAGTTGTTCGAGTACACTGCCACCATCACCAAGGGGCGCTCATGCTGGTTGCTGTATTGACAATAACAGAATGCTTATCCATGGAGGCATTGGACCGTCTGGTGTGAGATTATGTGACACATGGGTTCTGGATCTCACAGAAGATGTCTGTTTTGGGACGTGGAGAGAAATTTTGACTCAACCATGTCCTCCATCTCGGTCAGGACACACGTTAACTCGTATTGATGAAGCAAGGAGTATATTATTTGGAGGGAGGGGATCGGGTTATGAAGTGCTTAATGATGTATGGCTCTTTGATTCATCGGATTGTAGATGGATTCAGTTAGCATGTGATTTATGTAACAGCGTGCCTATGCCAATGCCCCGAGTGGGACACTCAGCCAACCTCATAATAGGGCAGAGACTGCTTATTTATGGAGGTGAAGATTCAAATAGGCATAGGAAAGATGACTTTTGGGTTTTAGACATTGAGTCGATGACGACGCAGCAGCAGCATAGAAAAACATGGAGAAGGCTTGAAGTCAAGGGGGGCCACAAACCCAAGTGTAGGTCATTTCACGGTGCTTGTGTTGATAATTCAGGGTGTTATTTGTATGTGCATGGTGGAATGGTAGATGGGTTAGTTGAGCCTGCTGGTTCATCAGGCTTGAGGTTCGACGGAGAACTTTTCTTGGTGGAGCTTATACTGCACTAG
- the LOC140881330 gene encoding uncharacterized protein isoform X2 — MASLYVSSSMEALSNSTSQLRKPSDSTSTTPIHSLKTTLCSSLLFRFNLSSSRTKTSRISALHSKLSEDGGTEEDSRLDNNSNDNDAFSLLSGEHDFPCEGNSDLRQSNQKDADSVLNLTTPPLGISYGNLTGGGTRAGLFRTPISGGVQSATSAHGLPRPALAVRNLMEQARFAHLCTVMSRMHHRREGYPFGSLVDFAADPVGHPIFSFSPLAIHTRNLLADPRCSLVVQIPGWSGLSNARVTIFGDVYPLPEDQQEWAHKQYMSKHQQGPSQQWGNFFYFRMQNISDIYFIGGFGTVAWVDVKEYEALQPDKIAVDGGEQNLKELNALFSKPLKVVLSKEAEVDDAALISIDSRGVDIRVRQGTQFNIQRISFEQGRIVETLEEAKAALWKLIDRGGNLHN; from the exons ATGGCTTCCTTGTACGTGTCTTCTTCCATGGAAGCGCTTTCCAATTCAACCTCTCAGCTTCGCAAGCCCTCAGATTCTACATCCACAACTCCCATTCACTCGCTTAAGACAACCCTCTGCAGTTCTCTCTTGTTCAGATTCAATTTAAGCTCCTCCAGAACCAAGACGTCGCGAATTTCGGCGCTGCATAGCAAATTATCGGAGGATGGCGGCACGGAAGAGGACAGTCGATTGGATAATAATAGTAATGACAATGATGCGTTCAGTTTACTCTCGGGAGAACATGATTTTCCATGCGAG GGTAATTCAGATCTTAGACAAAGTAACCAAAAGGATGCAGATTCAGTTCTGAATTTGACGACACCACCTCTTGGGATCTCATATGGAAACTTAACTGGGGGAGGGACAAGAGCTGGGCTTTTTAGAACGCCGATATCTGGTGGAGTGCAAAGTGCAACTTCTGCTCATGGGTTACCTAGACCGGCCTTAGCAGTTCGAAATTTAATGGAACag GCTAGGTTTGCTCATCTGTGTACTGTTATGTCTCGGATGCACCACCGTCGGGAAGGCTATCCATTTGGTTCCCTCGTAGATTTTGCAGCAGACCCTGTTGGGC ATCCAATCTTTTCATTTTCACCATTGGCTATACATACAAGGAATTTGTTAGCTGATCCAAGGTGCTCTCTGGTGGTACAG ATTCCTGGGTGGAGTGGCTTGTCAAACGCACGTGTAACAATCTTTGGTGATGTATATCCACTCCCAGAAGACCAGCAG GAATGGGCTCATAAACAATATATGTCAAAACATCAACAAGGACCTTCTCAACAGTGGGGAAATTTCTTCTATTTTCGGATGCAGAACATAAG TGATATCTATTTCATTGGAGGCTTTGGAACTGTTGCTTGGGTTGATGTTAAAGAATATGAAGCCCTTCAACCTGATAAGATTGCAGTTGATGGAGGCGAACAAAATCTGAAG GAATTAAATGCATTATTTTCGAAGCCTCTGAAAGTGGTTTTGTCTAAAGAAGCTGAGGTAGATGATGCTGCTCTCATATCGATAGACAGCCGGGGCGTTGATATTCGTGTGCGCCAAGGCACCCAG TTTAACATTCAGAGGATTTCATTTGAACAAGGGCGAATTGTCGAGACACTTGAGGAAGCTAAAGCAGCGCTTTGGAAGCTAATAGATAGAGGTGGTAATTTACACAATTGA